The genomic region CCTCGCCGTACTTCATGTCGCCCAAGGGATTGAAGGCAAGCCTGAAGTTGTAGGCGTTGTCGTTGGTCTTGTTCTTGGTGTTCTGGCCGGCGCCTCCGAACAGGCCCGCATCGTACTTCACCACCCCCTTCCAGAGATCGCCGTGCAGGTTGATGCCGGTATCGTACCCCTGCATGAAGGCATTCCTTACGAAGGAGCCGTCGACGAACTGCTGGGCCGTATTGGAGGTGATCCACTGCCTGGAATACTGGATCTTCTCCTGCCCCAGCATGATCTGCAGTTCGTCTGCGACGCGGTACTTCATGTTCACTTCTTCCATGGCCTTGGTATTGTCCTTCACCACGTTGGCCCAGTTGTAGGTCGCCTTGTAGGTTAGGTCCTTGGTAAAGGCGTAGCCGCTCAGGAGGGTCTTGACGCGCCGCAGGTTGAACTGGCTCACGTCCTGCTTGTTGGAGGCTTCGTAGTTGTCGAATTCGTATTGCGCCTGAATCTGCCCGCCAAGCTGCACCTGGAACTTCTGGTCCGGCGAGGTGAAAACCAAACCTTTCCCCGGCTTGTAATCGTAAGGCTTAGTTTTAGACGCTTCCTTGTACTCCGCTTCAGTAATGACCCCTTTCTCTTTCAAGATGTCCTCAAGGCTCTTCGCCTGGACATCGTGCCCTACAGCCATCGCCGCCAGAAAACCTGCCATTGCCACTGCCGTATGCTGTCTCATGATCCTCTCCTTCGGATTTCAGGGCGCAGCCCTGTGATTGCTTTTGGTCTTAATTAGAGCAGGATCGGTACCAACGGAGAGCGAAAGGAATAACTACCTATAATTGCAGGACAATTGGACAAAACGGGGGAAGGGGCTGCGGATAAAGGGTATAGACCCAGGCTATGGGGGGTTGGGTGCTGCTGCTTCGAAATGCTGTGATTCCGGAAAGTTGGGGGGGGGTATTGCCGGAGTCTATAGCTATAGACTCCGGCAATAGGGGTTCAGCCGCGGGCGAGCTTCAGGCGTTTCCATAGGGATGGTTGGGAGATCCCCAACAGTCGTGCGGCCAGCGTCTGGTTGCCGCCGGAGCGGTTCATGGCCTCCTCCAGGAGGTAGTTGGCGGCGTTGGCGAAGGTCGGCAGAGGCTCGAAGCCTGCAAAGGGGTTCTGGTCTGGTACCCGCT from Citrifermentans bremense harbors:
- a CDS encoding porin encodes the protein MRQHTAVAMAGFLAAMAVGHDVQAKSLEDILKEKGVITEAEYKEASKTKPYDYKPGKGLVFTSPDQKFQVQLGGQIQAQYEFDNYEASNKQDVSQFNLRRVKTLLSGYAFTKDLTYKATYNWANVVKDNTKAMEEVNMKYRVADELQIMLGQEKIQYSRQWITSNTAQQFVDGSFVRNAFMQGYDTGINLHGDLWKGVVKYDAGLFGGAGQNTKNKTNDNAYNFRLAFNPLGDMKYGEGDLEHSEKPLVSLGSSYYLSTLKKTVSGTGSTATSAIDNNNSNFVTDSNGWLGTAVKGKYFGTAAAEKISVDSWEADFACKWLGASLQGEYFWGKAQGEASGKELIAKGAYVQGGYFVIPKRLELAVRYAWLDPNRELASDEVSEIQGGVNYFLYGNNLKIQGDVGRRHTYKTKTDDLVARAQVQLLF